The Candida albicans SC5314 chromosome 5, complete sequence genome includes a region encoding these proteins:
- the SCW11 gene encoding putative glucan endo-1,3-beta-D-glucosidase (Cell wall protein; repressed in ace2 mutant; repressed in core caspofungin response; induced in high iron; possibly an essential gene, disruptants not obtained by UAU1 method; rat catheter and Spider biofilm repressed) codes for MFSNIISTLALLQLLNAAPILLTRYHVAAPTTEIKTVTTGTTTVWLPPVGIYISDGQTSTSTITDAQWNTYPVTFTSIINKDQAAPTQQTTEAQQQQPTTTTTSSTSPAQPTTTETQQQQQQQQQPTTTEQAQPTTTEQQPQQPTTTEQQQQQQPTTTEQAQPTTTSTEQAPQSTEQGQQQGQPTTTEQTSQTTEQGQQTTEQNDTTTQSPSTTTIDYTSSTSSTSTSSPSPSSSTGSSGDIPAPTAIVYSPYANDRSCKSADTIRSDIQLINSKGIKQIRSYGTDCGSLTTVLETCRELGITVNQGVWISAAGVDSIDDQVSDVIKYGQSNGWDVFNLLTIGNEAIIAGYVSPSELVSKIKSVKSQLQSAGYNGKVTTSEPPATYLKYPSFCTDADIDVVGINPHSYFNANIEPKDAGSYIVHQQQQVAEICGGKSVLITETGYPSKGSTLGVNVPSPENQEIAISSIIKETGGDCTILTTYNDFWKDPGPYGIEQYFGVIQLFQ; via the coding sequence atgTTTTCCAATATTATTTCAACATTGGCACTTTTGCAATTGTTGAATGCTGCTCcaattttattaacaaGATATCATGTTGCTGCTCCAACAACAGAAATAAAAACCGTTACAACTGGAACAACCACTGTCTGGTTACCACCGGTTGGTATATATATTAGTGATGGACAAACCTCCACCAGTACTATCACAGACGCTCAATGGAATACATATCCTGTTACTTTCACTtctataataaataaagatCAAGCTGCTCCAACACAACAAACCACTGAagctcaacaacaacaacctaccactactactaccagTTCGACCAGTCCGGCTCAGCCAACTACTACTGAAacccaacaacaacaacaacaacaacaacaaccaacaacCACCGAACAAGCTCAGCCTACTACAACCGAACAACAACCGcaacaaccaacaactaccgaacaacaacaacaacaacaacctaCTACAACCGAACAAGCTCAACCAACCACTACATCAACTGAACAAGCTCCACAGTCAACTGAACAAGGTCAACAACAAGGACAACCTACCACAACTGAACAAACTTCTCAAACAACTGAACAAGGTCAACAAACTACTGAACAAAACGATACTACCACACAATCACCTTCCACTACAACTATAGACTACACTTCCAGCACATCCTCAACCTCAACCTCTAGTCCAAGTCCAAGCTCAAGTACAGGTTCTAGTGGAGATATTCCGGCCCCAACTGCTATTGTGTACTCACCATATGCTAATGACAGAAGCTGTAAATCAGCAGACACTATTAGATCTGATATTCAGTTAATTAATAGCAAAGGTATCAAACAAATTAGATCTTATGGTACTGATTGTGGATCATTAACCACTGTTCTTGAAACTTGTCGTGAATTGGGTATTACTGTTAATCAAGGGGTTTGGATATCTGCTGCTGGTGTTGATTCTATTGATGACCAAGTTTCTGATGTTATTAAGTATGGACAATCCAATGGTTGGgatgttttcaatttactCACTATTGGTAATGAAGCTATTATTGCTGGATACGTTTCACCTTCTGAATTGGTCAGCAAAATAAAATCGGTCAAGTCACAATTACAAAGTGCTGGTTATAACGGTAAAGTCACCACTTCTGAACCACCTGCCACTTATCTTAAATATCCTAGTTTCTGTACTGATGCTGACATTGATGTTGTCGGTATCAACCCACATTCTTATTTCAACGCCAATATTGAACCAAAAGATGCTGGTTCATACATTGtccatcaacaacaacaagttgCTGAAATTTGTGGTGGTAAATCAGTTCTTATAACTGAAACTGGTTATCCTTCAAAAGGTTCTACTTTGGGAGTAAATGTGCCTTCTCCagaaaatcaagaaattgctATTTCTTCTATAATAAAAGAAACTGGTGGTGATTGTACTATTTTAACTACTTATAACGATTTCTGGAAAGATCCAGGTCCATACGGTATTGAACAATATTTTGGGGtcattcaattatttcaataG
- a CDS encoding uncharacterized protein (Putative inositol oxygenase; mutation confers hypersensitivity to toxic ergosterol analog; Spider biofilm induced) — protein MVNKVGKSTHDKSTNLDKSKGNILEKLDDDILHVNRIRGSLTNKTPITKTHSIDDELKLEEQSETAADENWQIASEYYKNIDTKAFRQYELACDRVKQFYEEQHEKQTVAYNIQARINFKTKTRARMTVWEGLEKLNKLLDDSDPDTELSQIDHALQTAEAIRRDGKPRWFQLVGLIHDLGKLLYFFDSRGQWDVVGDTFPVGCKFSKRIIFPDSFKNNPDFLNPLYNTKYGIYSKHCGLDKVMLSWGHDEYMYHVAKKNSTLPPEALAMIRYHSFYPWHQELAYSYLMDEHDKEMLKAVKAFNSYDLYSKIDQQYDVEELKPYYLELIDEFFPNKVIDF, from the coding sequence ATGGTAAACAAGGTCGGTAAATCTACTCACGATAAGAGCACAAACCTAGATAAATCCAAAGGGAATATATTAGAGAAACTAGATGATGATATACTTCATGTCAATAGAATTCGAGGCTCTTTAACTAACAAAACTCCAATCACCAAAACCCATTCGATAGATGATGAGCTTAAACTAGAAGAACAATCAGAAACTGCCGCCGATGAAAATTGGCAAATAGCATCGGAATATTATAAAAACATAGACACGAAGGCTTTCCGCCAATATGAATTAGCTTGTGATAGAGTCAAACAGTTTTATGAAGAACAACATGAAAAACAAACCGTGGCGTATAATATTCAAGCaagaattaatttcaaaactaaaacaaGAGCAAGAATGACAGTTTGGGAAGGACTAgagaaattaaacaaattgttaGATGATTCTGATCCCGACACCGAATTGTCACAAATAGATCATGCATTACAGACGGCAGAAGCTATACGGCGAGATGGGAAACCACGATGGTTTCAATTAGTTGGGTTGATTCATGATTTAGGGAAATTactatatttttttgattctcGTGGTCAATGGGATGTAGTGGGTGATACTTTCCCTGTTGGTTGTAAATTCCTGAAACGGATTATTTTCCCTGAtagttttaaaaataatccAGATTTCCTAAATCCATTGTATAATACCAAATATGGCATATATTCAAAACATTGTGGATTAGATAAAGTCATGTTGAGTTGGGGTCATGATGAGTATATGTATCATGTTGCGAAAAAGAATTCGACATTACCACCGGAAGCATTGGCAATGATAAGGTATCATTCATTTTATCCTTGGCATCAAGAATTGGCATATAGTTATTTAATGGATGAGCATGATAAAGAGATGTTGAAAGCAGTCAAAGCTTTCAATTCCTATGATTTATATTCCAAGATAGATCAACAGTATGATGTTGAAGAGTTGAAACCATATTACCTAGAGTTGATTGATGAGTTTTTCCCAAATAaagtaattgatttttaa
- the CHT2 gene encoding GPI-linked chitinase CHT2 (GPI-linked chitinase; required for normal filamentous growth; repressed in core caspofungin response; fluconazole, Cyr1, Efg1, pH-regulated; mRNA binds She3 and is localized to yeast-form buds and hyphal tips; Spider biofilm repressed): MLSFKSLLAAAVVASSALASASNQVALYWGQNGAGGQERLAQYCQEADVDIILLSFLNLFPDPLNVNFANQCGNTFESGLLHCSQIGADIKTCQSLGKTVLLSLGGGVGDYGFSDVASATKFADTLWNKFGAGEDPERPFDDAVVDGFDFDIEHGGATGYPELATALRGKFAKDTSKNYFLSAAPQCPYPDASLGDLLSKVPLDFAFIQFYNNYCSINGQFNYDTWSKFADSAPNKNIKLFVGVPATSNIAGYVDTSKLSSAIEEIKCDSHFAGVSLWDASGAWLNTDEKGENFVVQVKNVLNQNACVAPSSSATTQSTTTTSSAVTQSTTTTSAAITQSATTTSAAVATKSNQIVTSSSSSSSSIFYGNSTTESSTGIATGTVLPTGSNENAATTGSGSNTKLAISTVTDVQKTVITITSCSEHKCVATPVTTGVVVVTDIDTVYTTYCPLTNSQVYVSVKTVVCTEETCVPSPTSTSQKPKASTTIKGVEKGQTTSYPVVGTTEGVKKIVTTSAQTVGSSTKYVTIELTSTITPVTYPTSVASNGTNTTVPVFTFEGGAAVANSLNSVWFTVPFLLAAFAF; this comes from the coding sequence ATGTTGtcttttaaatcattattagcTGCTGCAGTTGTAGCATCGTCAGCTTTGGCCAGTGCCTCCAATCAAGTTGCTCTTTACTGGGGTCAAAATGGTGCTGGTGGTCAAGAAAGATTGGCACAATACTGTCAGGAAGCTGACGTTGACatcattttattatcattctTGAACTTGTTTCCAGATCCATTAAACGTTAATTTTGCCAACCAATGTGGTAACACTTTTGAATCTGGTTTGTTACACTGTTCTCAAATTGGTGCTGACATTAAAACTTGTCAATCATTAGGTAAAACCGTGTTATTATCTttaggtggtggtgttggtgACTATGGTTTCAGCGATGTTGCTTCTGCCACTAAATTCGCAGACACCTTGTGGAACAAATTCGGTGCTGGTGAAGATCCAGAAAGACCATTTGATGACgctgttgttgatggtTTCGATTTTGACATTGAACACGGTGGTGCTACTGGGTACCCTGAATTGGCCACTGCCTTAAGAGGCAAGTTCGCCAAAGACACTTCCAAAAACTATTTCTTATCTGCTGCTCCACAATGTCCATACCCTGATGCATCTCTTGGTGATTTATTATCCAAAGTCCCACTTGATTTTGCATTCATCCAATTCTACAACAACTATTGTTCAATCAATGGCCAATTCAACTATGATACCTGGTCCAAATTTGCTGACTCTGCTCCAAACAAAAAcatcaaattatttgttggtgTTCCTGCTACTAGTAATATTGCTGGTTACGTTGACACCAGTAAATTATCCTCAgctattgaagaaatcaaatgtGACTCACACTTTGCTGGTGTCTCCCTTTGGGATGCTTCTGGGGCTTGGTTGAACACCGATGAGAAAGGTGAAAACTTTGTTGTCCAAGTCAAGAATGTTTTAAACCAAAATGCTTGTGTTGCCCCATCTTCTTCTGCTACTACACAATctaccactactacttcCTCTGCTGTTACCCAAtctaccaccactactTCTGCTGCTATTACCCAATCTGCCACCACTACTTCTGCTGCTGTTGCCACTAAATCTAACCAGATTGTCACTTCatcttcctcctcctcttcttcaatCTTCTACGGTAATTCAACAACCGAATCTTCAACTGGAATTGCTACTGGTACCGTTCTCCCAACTGGTTCTAACGAAAATGCTGCCACCACTGGTTCAGGTTCTAACACCAAACTTGCCATTTCAACCGTCACTGATGTCCAAAAAACTGTTATCACCATTACCTCATGTTCTGAACACAAATGTGTTGCCACTCCAGTTACTACtggtgttgttgtcgtAACTGACATCGATACTGTTTACACCACCTATTGTCCTTTGACTAATAGTCAAGTGTATGTTTCAGTTAAAACTGTTGTATGCACCGAAGAAACATGTGTTCCTAGCCCAACCTCAACTTCTCAAAAACCAAAAGCCAGTACTACCATTAAAGGTGTTGAAAAGGGCCAAACCACTTCCTACCCTGTTGTTGGTACCACTGAAGGCGTTAAAAAGATTGTAACCACTTCAGCTCAAACTGTTGGTTCTAGCACCAAATACGTCACCATTGAACTCACTTCTACTATTACCCCAGTTACATACCCAACATCTGTTGCTTCTAATGGTACTAACACCACTGTTCCAGTATTCACTTTTGAAGGTGGTGCTGCAGTTGCAAACTCTTTGAATAGTGTTTGGTTTACTGTTCCATTCTTATTGGCTGCCTTTGCCTTCTAA
- a CDS encoding uncharacterized protein (Protein of unknown function; decreased transcription is observed upon fluphenazine treatment or in an azole-resistant strain that overexpresses CDR1 and CDR2; transcription is repressed in response to alpha pheromone in SpiderM medium), with amino-acid sequence MKIFEALLELQNTLLKYYSATIQYLYHELLTLFENKVSIDVEKPDLERISFYTSLIEKYQYQIIQLTDFNKGHTIYMTLQQIINSGIQDVLVTITALRNSEQKLIRVSSEALLIQPGIEEKLKWIINENNHLHNFQNDQDRYQAFFARLKNEINDVPPPQYTCSSLNKFVEDIVNEYSLDIPVLEIVIDKLNRNHSEEELYLEKLQNTILQHILEQEVDTSSVSFTEQEIKVIDIMEILTAHIDFFKRLSKIYIKFDKLLLQKLRLDNLPAPESVEINSHIAKKLDNFIANLVAGGTVGLSTEQTYISVFSFIQNIAFQFRTFNENYIGYIPESRPARYGDDESFWTLVKEYIATLLRVTKFLEDPNGCNHDVNIIMGSSKEEFEQLENEAREYFFALLPFERIFECDERIVNHQLGEKN; translated from the coding sequence atgaaaatttttgagGCCCTATTAGAGCTTCAAAATACGTTGTTAAAGTATTATCTGGCAACCATACAGTATCTATACCACGAATTGCTAactttatttgaaaataaggTTTCTATTGACGTGGAAAAACCTGATTTGGAAAGAATAAGTTTTTATACGTCGCTTATTGAAAAGTATCAATACCAAATTATACAGTTGACGGATTTTAACAAGGGTCATACAATTTACATGACTTTACAACAGATTATCAACAGTGGTATACAAGATGTCCTCGTCACTATCACAGCTTTGCGTAACCTGGAGCAAAAATTGATCAGAGTCTCTAGTGAAGCATTATTAATTCAACCAGGAATTGaggaaaaattaaaatggatcataaatgaaaacaatcaTTTAcacaattttcaaaatgatCAAGATAGATACCAAGCTTTTTTTGCgagattgaaaaatgaaataaatgacgttccaccaccacaataTACTTGTCTGTCGCTAAATAAGTTTGTGGAGGATATTGTCAATGAATATTCTTTAGATATTCCGGTTCTTGAAATTGTCATTGACAAATTGAATAGAAATCATAGCGAGGAAGAGCTTTACTTAGAAAAGTTACAGAATACTATTTTGCAACATATCTTGGAACAAGAAGTTGACACTTCAAGTGTATCCTTCAcagaacaagaaattaaagTTATAGATATAATGGAAATACTCACTGCTCACAtagattttttcaaacgaTTATCCAAGATCTATATTAAATTTGACAAATTATTACTTCAAAAGTTAAGGCTTGATAACTTGCCAGCTCCTGAATCGgttgaaatcaattctcATATTGCCAAAAAACTTGACAATTTTATTGCAAATTTAGTTGCCGGAGGGACAGTAGGGTTGAGCACAGAACAAACTTATATTCTggtttttagttttatcCAAAATATTGCATTTCAGTTTCGAACGtttaatgaaaattataTAGGATACATTCCTGAATCTAGACCAGCAAGATATGGAGACGACGAATCATTTTGGACATTGGTTAAAGAATACATTGCCACCTTACTTCGAGTGACCAAATTTTTAGAGGACCCTAATGGGTGCAACCACGATGTAAATATTATCATGGGCAGTTCAAAAGAGGAGtttgaacaattggaaaatgaAGCTAGAGAGTATTTCTTTGCATTGTTACCTTTTGAGAGGATTTTTGAATGTGACGAAAGGATTGTGAACCATCAATTGGGTGAAAAAAACTAA
- a CDS encoding uncharacterized protein (Ortholog(s) have SNAP receptor activity, role in endocytosis, vesicle fusion and SNARE complex, endoplasmic reticulum, endosome, trans-Golgi network localization) produces the protein MDPFNEVKEDAYASIRALDNIINLRPNGKPPTNEQQQDFENSFQELQEIYRDLQQALSISESQPSKFNLSDIDISNRKSILSDLNNQIQHLEKKWNQKQYRDVTTMSNRISQDGQEDEDIDPFSADSAMTSYQQQELIQEQDLQLDDIHRTMMNLNQQAAIMGDELEEQGFMLDELDYEMDNVDNKLQRGMKSINIFLERNKETASNWCIGILVVVLCVLLVLLLIA, from the coding sequence ATGGATCCATTTAATGAAGTTAAAGAAGATGCATATGCTTCTATTAGAGCTTTagataatataataaactTACGTCCTAATGGGAAACCACCAACTaatgaacaacaacaagattttgaaaatagtttccaagaattacaagaaatatATCGAGATTTACAACAAGCATTATCCATAAGTGAGTCTCAACCATcgaaattcaatttatctgATATTGATATATCCAATcgaaaatcaattttatctgatttaaataatcaaattcaacattTAGAGAAAAAATGGAATCAAAAGCAATATCGAGATGTAACAACAATGTCCAATAGAATCAGTCAAGATGGTCAAGAAGACGAAGATATTGACCCATTTAGTGCAGACTCTGCCATGACTTCATACCAACAACAGGAACTAATTCAAGAACAAGATTTACAGTTAGATGATATTCATCGAACtatgatgaatttgaaccAGCAAGCAGCAATTATGGGTGATGAATTGGAAGAACAGGGGTTTATGCTAGACGAATTAGATTATGAAATGGATaatgttgataataaattacaaaGAGGAATGAAaagtataaatatattcctagaaagaaacaaagaaacCGCAAGTAATTGGTGTATTGGGATATTGGTGGTAGTACTATGTGTTttattggtgttgttattgattgCATAG
- the SDC1 gene encoding Sdc1p (Putative COMPASS/SET1C histone methyltransferase complex subunit): METPISNQDTAKENLETHANESIDNSDQTENKPTNGSVDEKPQSSNPMEIDTKEESTKSQINTPVPNENSQLPMHEIVGGSSVRRYLNQHLTKTLLEGLKEVAQIKPEDPLKYLGEYLISKSNKSKKE, from the coding sequence atGGAGACCCCCATTTCAAATCAAGATACAGCTAAAGAAAATTTAGAGACACATGCCAATGAATCAATAGATAATTCAGACCAAACCGAGAACAAACCCACAAATGGTTCTGTTGACGAAAAACCACAAAGCTCAAACCCAATGGAAATAGATACGAAAGAAGAGTCTACAAAGTCACAGATAAATACACCAGTCCCAAATGAGAATAGTCAGCTTCCCATGCATGAAATAGTAGGTGGATCTTCAGTTAGACGATATCTCAACCAACACCTTACAAAGACTTTACTCGAGGGATTAAAAGAAGTTGCACAAATTAAACCAGAAGATCCATTGAAGTACTTAGGGGAGTATCTAATCTCAAAATCTAACAAGTCAAAGAAAGAGTAG
- a CDS encoding uncharacterized protein (Ortholog(s) have role in mitochondrial fusion and integral component of mitochondrial outer membrane localization), with product MSSSHPDTQVLRPYYDHDTFNAGYSVIFKKGVGIIDPKTNRPVTSNISEKLINQSIDENQGIIRNSFKHGGPVGINATSDKNYVYDLEFNEYFESNNLIEVFKNLLGNFVRSYIKVLLTQPLEIVRLVLQVGKFNFSETASKTSKKLDLSKSKRLLSETEDDTEATTEQDEHEYTRPQRSSIYDSDRDVDNEDEDEEPINYFQSQNEQQVWSGHEVGGFNKTATPTKQGKKSYRDDKKRLRNNKIKPKSLHTADILTAIINKDGPFAVFRGINASFIYQTLSHTIEAWITGFASPFLGIPDPFFLDLTHSNDPFKSLWLSVTACVLTGIVLMPLDLIRVKFMITQFNSKPLNENDALEEVTEEIVQSTRSVRESIRNFPVYYLLHPSTPIVFLTTLHQLSTSIFRKMAPYILFIKFNIDSYSSPNIYTFVNLLSLILEFFIKLPVENLLRKQQVQFLLTPKREDTKKVITIEDPKKSLIVEFNDSSKDIQDSTFWERLKQLGLFNGWRIGVLNVIGFWGYNIIKSDGSELKEERL from the coding sequence ATGTCTTCGTCGCACCCAGATACACAGGTGTTGCGACCATACTATGATCATGATACATTCAATGCGGGATACTCTGTGATTTTCAAGAAAGGAGTTGGTATAATAGACCCCAAAACCAACAGACCCGTGACATCCAACATTTCTGAAAAGTtgatcaatcaatcaatagaTGAGAATCAAGGGATAATTCGAAATCTGTTTAAACATGGAGGACCAGTGGGGATCAATGCTACTAGCGATAAGAATTATGTTTATGATTTAGAGTTTaatgaatattttgaatcCAACAATTTAATTGAGGTATTTAAAAATCTATTAGGGAATTTTGTTAGAAGTTATATAAAAGTGTTATTGACTCAACCATTAGAAATTGTACGGTTAGTGTTACAAGTTGGGAAGTTCAATTTTAGTGAAACCGCCTCCAAAACTAGTAAGAAGTTAGATTTATCCAAATCGAAACGATTATTAAGCGAAACTGAAGATGACACTGAAGCAACAACAGAACAAGATGAACATGAGTATACACGTCCGCAGCGTAGTAGTATCTATGACAGCGATAGAGATGTTGATAATGAGGACGAGGATGAAGAGCCAATTAATTACTTTCAATCACAAAACGAGCAACAGGTTTGGTCAGGTCATGAAGTAGGTGGTTTTAACAAAACAGcaacaccaacaaaacAGGGGAAGAAATCTTATCGTGATGATAAAAAGAGACTTAGAAATAACAAGATTAAACCAAAGTCTTTGCACACAGCGGATATTCTTACAGccattattaataaagatGGCCCATTTGCTGTTTTCAGAGGTATTAATGCCTCGTTTATATATCAAACATTGTCACATACCATTGAAGCTTGGATTACAGGGTTTGCCTCTCCATTTTTGGGCATACCTGATCCATTTTTCCTTGACTTGACTCATTCTAATGATCCATTCAAATCGTTGTGGTTGTCAGTGACGGCTTGTGTGTTGACAGGGATTGTGTTGATGCCCTTGGATTTGATCAGAGTAAAGTTTATGATAACTCAATTCAACTCCAAGCCTTTGAATGAGAATGATGCCTTAGAAGAAGTGacagaagaaattgttcaatCAACAAGATCAGTACGTGAGTCAATACGCAACTTCCCAGTTTACTATTTGTTACATCCATCGACACCTATAGTGTTTTTGACTACATTACATCAATTGTCAACTAGTATATTTAGAAAGATGGCTCCttatattttgtttatcaaattcaacattGATTCATACTCATCACCAAACATTTACACATTTGTCAATTTGCTTTCGTtgattttggaattttttattaaattaccAGTGGAAAACTTGTTACGTAAACAACAAGTTCAATTTTTGCTCACTCCAAAGAGAGAGGATACTAAAAAAGTTATTACTATTGAAGACCCTAAAAAGAGtttgattgttgaatttaACGATCTGTCTAAAGACATTCAAGACTCGACATTCTGGGAAAGGTTGAAACAGTTGGGATTATTTAATGGTTGGAGAATTGGGGTATTGAATGTTATTGGATTTTGGGGCTATAACATTATTAAGAGTGACGGTTCAGAGTTGAAAGAAGAACGATTGTAA
- a CDS encoding uncharacterized protein (Putative benzene desulfurase; induced by nitric oxide independent of Yhb1p), with product MTASTNSTNDKQNRAPLIWNSFCMGCSGLQCPSLWSHPDDKSRDFNTIEYWVNLAQLLEKGKFNALFIADVLGPYDVYDGPGNFRSVAKSGAQFPTTEPSAVVSAMAAVTKNIGFGITFSTISENPYHFARRLATLDHLTKGRVGWNVVSSYLDSAAKNLLNGESLPPHAERYERAQEYIDVVYKLFLSSWSDDAVELKNRVFTNPDKVREINHKGKFFTVPGPSITEPTPQRLPVIIQAGTSKAGKEFAARNAEVVFITTFSPEELGKQIKAIKTLAKEKYGRPEGSIKFLQLITPVVADTHELAEEKFKELQSYGDLDGAQALFSGWTGIDIGKYDYEDNITDKGTNAVKSFLELWNKTSPGEPANVKKTRRDIARQITVGGLGPVFYGTPEEVTDEIQRWVDISGVDGFNVTYAISPGTFEDFVEKVVPLLQERGLTQKDYPQDLDHSLTFREQLFGSDRKEPYYLLESHPAYDLRWRAGESKDEFERRLNKKRKSETQEIA from the coding sequence ATGACTGCTTCTACCAATTCCACCAATGACAAGCAAAATAGAGCTCCATTAATTTGGAATTCATTTTGTATGGGATGTCTGGGTTTACAATGTCCTAGTTTGTGGTCACATCCTGATGATAAATCACGAGACTTTAATACCATTGAGTATTGGGTCAATTTAGCACAATTATTGGAAAAGGGGAAATTCAATGCTCTTTTCATTGCTGATGTGTTGGGTCCATATGATGTTTATGATGGTCCAGGAAATTTTAGATCCGTTGCCAAAAGTGGAGCTCAATTCCCAACTACAGAACCAAGTGCTGTTGTTTCTGCAATGGCTGCTGttacaaaaaatattggTTTTGGGATAACATTCCTGACAATTAGCGAGAACCCATATCATTTTGCCAGAAGATTGGCTACTTTGGATCATTTGACAAAAGGAAGAGTTGGTTGGAATGTTGTGAGTTCTTATTTGGATTCAGCTGCTAAAAATTTACTTAATGGAGAATCTTTGCCACCTCATGCAGAAAGATATGAAAGAGCTCAAGAATATATCGATGttgtttataaattatttttgagTTCTTGGAGTGACGATGCcgttgaattgaaaaatcgAGTATTCACTAACCCTGATAAAGTCAGAGAAATAAACCACAAGgggaaatttttcactgTTCCTGGACCTAGTATTACCGAACCAACTCCACAAAGGTTACCTGTTATTATTCAAGCTGGTACTTCAAAAGCAGGTAAGGAGTTTGCTGCCAGAAATGCTGAAGTTGTGTTTATCACAACGTTTTCTCCAGAAGAATTAGGCAAACAAATCAAGGCTATCAAAACACTTgccaaagaaaaatatggTCGTCCAGAAGGTTCGATCAAGTTTTTGCAATTAATTACCCCTGTGGTTGCTGATACTCACGAATTGGCAGAAGAGAAATTTAAAGAATTGCAACTGTATGGGGATTTAGATGGTGCCCAAGCGCTTTTTTCAGGGTGGACTGGTATTGATATTGGCAAATATGATTATGAGGATAACATCACTGATAAAGGCACCAATGCTGTCAAGTCATTTTTAGAGTTGTGGAATAAGACATCTCCCGGTGAACCTGCAAATGTCAAAAAGACTAGACGTGATATTGCTCGTCAAATCACCGTTGGTGGGTTGGGACCAGTGTTTTATGGTACACCCGAAGAAGTGACAGATGAGATTCAACGTTGGGTTGATATTTCAGGTGTTGATGGATTTAACGTGACTTATGCAATTTCTCCAGGAACTTTTGAGGactttgttgaaaaagttgttcCATTGCTTCAGGAAAGAGGATTAACACAAAAAGATTACCCACAGGATTTAGACCACTCTTTGACATTTAGAGAACAATTGTTTGGTAGTGACAGAAAAGAACcttattatttattggaaaGTCACCCGGCTTATGATTTGAGATGGAGAGCCGGTGAATCTAAggatgaatttgaaagaagactcaacaagaaaagaaaaagtgaaaCCCAAGAAATTGCATAA